The following proteins are co-located in the Argopecten irradians isolate NY chromosome 9, Ai_NY, whole genome shotgun sequence genome:
- the LOC138332263 gene encoding putative phospholipase B-like 2, protein MAGNLLLVFCLFFIAVCNGNSSPSVAYVSYDNGKFIIAESSKPTNIIATGLFRNEVNTTGWSFLNLTTSADYDNEDQAYAAGLVEGFMTADLIKMQWHNTIEGYCEKPYTAYCTRLQDYLQQNLDWMNMMISKSKYDPYWNMVKLYLIQVSGLSDGYFYSQLHRTGKPTTNIDPMGLYFMQVGGDLEDLEEALHKPTKSRVLGSGSCSALVKLLPGAKDLFVSHDTWSSYMSMLRILKKYDFPFHNPLDIIVPGWAMTFSSYPGTLLSGDDYYLLSSGMVSMETTIGNSNNSIWDYVNPRGTVPEGIRTMVSNRLAKTGKEWGEVFRQWNSGTYNNQWMIVDYKQFVVGKEDMTGLLFVLEQIPGLIVSEDMTQWLLNQTYWGSYNVPYFAAVFKGSGMPAMVKRYGDWFTWDKTPRALIFKRDHHKVVDLNSMIKLMRYNDYTHDPLSRCNCTPPYSAENAISARCDLNPANGQYPISALGHRSHGGTDMKVTSAELFQKHTFVAVSGPTADQQPPFQWSKADFESGCPHDGHPDLFNFDPIKFDGSTDFLPYP, encoded by the exons ATGGCGGGTAACCTGTTGTTggttttctgtttgtttttcaTTGCTGTTTGCAATGGCAACTCTTCTCCTTCCGTTGCCTACGTATCATACGACAATGGAAAATTCATCATTGCCGAATCATCAAAGCCGACAAACATTATTGCGACAGGACTTTTTCGCAATGAAGTAAATACCACAGG ATGGTCATTTTTGAACCTTACAACATCAGCAGATTATGACAATGAGGATCAGGCGTATGCGGCTGGCTTGGTGGAGGGCTTCATGACTGCAGACTTAATCAAGATGCAGTGGCACAACACTATAGAAGGATACTGTGAAAAACCCTATACTGCTTACTGTACACGTCTACAGGACTATCTGCAACAAAACTTAGACTGGATGAATATGATGATCAGCAAATCCAAGTATGATCCGTACTGGAACATG GTTAAGCTGTATCTGATACAAGTTAGTGGGCTTTCTGATGGCTACTTCTACTCACAACTACACAGAACTGGAAAACCAACAACCAATATTGACCCTATGGGACTGTA CTTTATGCAGGTTGGAGGTGATCTAGAAGATTTGGAGGAAGCTCTACATAAACCTACAAAGTCTCGTGTATTAGGATCCGGCTCCTGCTCGGCTCTTGTCAAACTCCTCCCTGGTGCCAAGGACCTATTTGTCAGCCATGACACTTGGAGCAGCTACATGAGCATGCTTAGAATCCTCAAGAAGTACGACTTTCCTTTCCACAACCCTCTAG ATATTATAGTGCCTGGGTGGGCGATGACCTTTTCCTCGTACCCAGGAACACTGTTGTCAGGAGATGATTATTACCTGCTCAGCTCTGGCATG GTCAGCATGGAGACCACCATTGGGAACTCAAACAACAGTATTTGGGATTATGTGAATCCCAGAGGCACTGTACCAGAGGGAATCAGGACGATGGTCTCAAATCGTCTCGCCAAAACAGGCAAGGAGTGGGGAGAGGTATTCCGCCAGTGGAATAGTGGCAC GTATAATAACCAGTGGATGATCGTGGATTACAAACAGTTTGTGGTCGGCAAGGAAGACATGACTGGTCTCCTGTTTGTTCTTGAGCAAATTCC GGGGCTGATCGTGTCTGAAGACATGACTCAATGGCTTCTGAACCAAACTTACTGGGGGAGTTACAATGTACC GTATTTTGCCGCGGTATTTAAAGGTAGTGGGATGCCCGCTATGGTGAAGCGATATGGTGATTGGTTTACCTGGGATAAAACTCCACGAGCCCTCATCTTTAAACGGGATCATCACAAAGTCGTCGATCTAAACTCCATGATCAAACTGATGAG gTACAATGACTATACCCACGATCCCCTGTCACGGTGTAACTGCACGCCACCCTACAGTGCTGAGAATGCAATATCTGCCCGATGTGATCTTAATCCTGCAAACGGCCAGTATCCAATCAGTGCTCTAGGTCATAGGTCACATGGAGGCACTGACATGAAG GTGACCAGCGCTGAACTGTTCCAAAAACACACCTTTGTAGCAGTCAGTGGCCCCACAGCTGACCAACAGCCTCCGTTTCAGTGGAGTAAAGCAGACTTTGAAAGTGGATGTCCACATGACGGTCATCCTGACCTTTTCAACTTTGACCCCATCAAGTTTGATGGCTCAACCGACTTCCTCCCTTATCCTTAA
- the LOC138332265 gene encoding sesquipedalian-1-like — translation MKINEKSLVKFAGSGAPADKEGPLLKKGEVNKGFQKRWFVLKGNLLFYYERRSDKEPIGVIVLEGCTIELAENTDGFTFQIVFPGSHSRTYTLAADTQEEMEAWMKVLACASYDYMKLMVADLQQQIEEMNSETQERLVAQAKRDSKMVSSRYQSFSADSRDSDFHNLLGLTIDEDSSNGVQGRISNQRFNPFNSSANDTLESNGSKTGQLLNFDNAYYDEPTELRHKSFTELHEEYGTQIQCLSELWRTGAITRNSQLIFPDVL, via the coding sequence ATGAAAATCAACGAGAAAAGTTTGGTAAAATTTGCGGGATCAGGGGCACCTGCAGACAAGGAAGGTCCATTGCTGAAGAAAGGGGAGGTAAACAAGGGATTTCAGAAGAGATGGTTTGTGTTAAAAGGTAACCTCTTGTTCTACTACGAAAGGAGGTCGGACAAAGAGCCTATAGGGGTGATTGTATTAGAGGGCTGTACAATAGAGTTAGCCGAGAATACAGACGGATTTACATTCCAGATAGTGTTTCCAGGAAGTCACTCTCGCACCTACACTTTGGCGGCAGACACACAGGAAGAAATGGAAGCATGGATGAAAGTGTTAGCATGTGCAAGTTATGACTACATGAAGTTGATGGTTGCAGACTTGCAACAACAGATCGAGGAAATGAATTCAGAGACACAGGAAAGACTTGTGGCACAGGCTAAGCGTGATAGTAAAATGGTATCCTCTCGATATCAGAGTTTTTCAGCCGATTCTCGTGATTCCGATTTTCACAACCTTTTAGGATTGACAATAGATGAGGATTCCTCCAATGGTGTTCAAGGAAGAATTTCCAACCAGAGATTCAATCCATTTAATTCCTCTGCAAATGATACTTTAGAATCAAATGGATCAAAAACTGGACAGCTCCTGAATTTTGATAATGCCTACTATGACGAACCAACAGAATTAAGACACAAGAGCTTTACAGAGCTACATGAAGAGTATGGTACTCAGATTCAGTGCCTAAGTGAACTGTGGAGGACTGGTGCCATTACCAGGAACTCACAACTGATCTTTCCTGATGTGTTATAG